TCGCGACACGGCGCGTGGGCGCAATCGGGCGCGAGTGGTAGATCTCGAGCTCGGCCAACAGCATCGCTTCACGGTAACGCGACTGCGGTGTCGATGAGACGTCAGATCACCTGCGGGATCAGGGTCAGATCAGACGCTGGAGGTCGTCGCGCAACCGGAGCGCCAGGTCGCTGATGTCGCCGTCGATCGAGTCCTCCGACTCGATCAGGTCGCACAGTTCGGCTGCGGCATCGCGCAACGCGGTCCAGGTCGTGGCGGTGAACCCGAATGGTGTCGCCGACGACTGGAGCCGGCGCCCGTGCTCGAGTACGCCGAGGACGCCCCTGGCGTCGTGGACGTCCTTGCGGAGACGGTCGGTCGCCCCGAACAACGCGCTGAGGAGATCATTGGCCTCGAGGCCGGCGAGTTCCTCGAGCCCCTCGTCCCCGGCCCGGGTGAGCAGTTCGTCGATGACCAGTTCGACCTGTTCCTCGTCGGCCTCGTGACACACGAGGTCGCCGTCGGTGTCGAACTCGTGGGGCACGCCGACACTGCCCAGCCGTTCGGCCAGCGCAGCCTGGAGCTCACCCGACCACCCCTCCATCTCGAACGCGACCTGTGCCTCGTCGGGGTCGAGCTCGCGCTGTTCGGCCTGCTCCACCTCTTCGAGCAACGCGTCGACCTGCTCCTCGACGCTCTCGTGGGCGAGCAGCGTCGTGCCCTGCCAGGAGTGGGTGACGCCATCGGCCAGGAGGAGTTGGGCCAGCATCGAGCGCGACTCCGACGCCCACTCGTGGAGCTCGTAGGCGAGCCATTCGCCACTGTCGTCGTCGGCCAGCTCTGCTGATCCGTCGGCCGCGTCATCGCCCTCCGGGATCGGCTCGACGTCTCTGTTCCGGGATCGGTTTCGGAAAGCCACGGCCGACATCCTCGCACGTCGCTGGGCCATGTACCGTTGCTGACCATGACGAATCAGGAAGTTCCGGACCGCAACCTCGCGCTCGATCTGGTCCGGGTGACCGAAGCGGCCGCCATGGCCGCCTCCCGCTGGATGGGCCGCGGCGACAAGGAAGGCGCCGACGGCGCCGCCGTCGACGCGATGCGTGTCGTACTCGGCACCATCCCGATGGACGGACTGGTCGTGATCGGTGAGGGTGAGAAGGACGAGGCGCCGATGCTCTTCAACGGCGAGCAGATCGGCGACGGCTCGCCTCCGCTCACCGACATCGCGGTGGACCCGATCGATGGCACGACACTCACTGCCCTCGGCCGCGGCAACGCGATCGCCGTCATCGCCGTGGCGCCCCGCGGCACCATGTTCGACCCGGGCCCGTGCGTCTACATGGAGAAGATCGCGGTCGGCCCCGAGGCCGCCGGGGTGATCAGCATGGACATGTCGATCACCGAGAACCTCCACGCCGTGGCCGAAGCCAAGCGCGAGTCGGTACGCGACCTGACCGCGGTCATCCTCGACCGAGGCCGACACGAGGAGATCATCGCCGAGGTGCGCGAGGCCGGCGCCCGCATCCGCCTCATCCCCGACGGCGACGTCGCCGGTGCGATCTCCACGGCGTGGAAAGGCTCCGGCGCCGACATCCTGTTCGGTATCGGCGGCACCCCCGAGGGTGTCATCACCGCGGCGGCCCTGAAGTGCATGGGCGGCGAACAGCTCGGCCGTCTGTGGCCGCGCAACGAACGTGAACGCACCGAGGCGGTCGAGGCCGGCTACGACCTCAGTCAGGTGCTCCGGGTCGACGACCTCGTCCGCAGCGACGATTGCTTCTTCGCCGCGACCGGCATCACCGACGGCGACCTGCTCAAGGGTGTCCGGTTCGACAACCAGGGTTGCCACACCGACTCACTCGTCATGCGCTCGCGGTCGGGCACCGTCCGCAAGGTGGAAGCCCATCATCAGATCGACAAGCTCGCCGAGTTCAGCTCGATCAACTACGGCTGATCACGCCCTCGCGTTGACCGCCGCGTCATAGCGTTCGAGCAGCAAGGGCTGCACCTCCCGCAGGGGGCTCTGGAGGCGAACCGTGGCGTCCTGCACGAGTCGTTCGACCTCGGCCCGGGCTCGCTCGTAGCCGATCAGGGCGAACTCCTGGTGCCGCCAGGGCGCCTGGGCAGCGAGCATCGACTGGCGATGGGCGACCCGATCGGCGAATGTCTCCGACCATTGTTGCGCAGCGAACTGCTGGTGGGCCTCGTCACCCCCGGCCTCTCGGAGGTAGGCCGTCTCGAGACCCTCGACGTCGGCGCCGGCATGGGCCCGAATGGCGTCGTCGGCCGCGTTGCGGGCCTCGACGAGGCCATCGGTCGACGGGAGCACATCGAGCACCTCGGCCATCTGGTGATGGAGTTCGAGACATCGTGCCTCGATGTCCTGCGCGAGAGCAGAGCGGACCGCTTCTCGATTGATGTCCGAAGAGGCCGCGGCGGTGTCGACGAGCGACTTGAGGTCGGATTCCGCCACCTCCATGGTGGTGATCACCCGTTGCTCCAACCACTCGAGGATGGCGGCGATACGGTCACGCAGGGATCGACTCTGCGGCTTCACGGTCGCTTCCCAGTACGCCTCCGGGTCGGCGAGCTCGGGATAGGGCACCGATTCCGGGTCGTCGACAGCTCGCCGGACCTCCTCGCGGAGGGCGGCGAGAAATGCCGGCGTCGGGCATGCCGGCTCGAGGATGGCGCCGATGCGTTCACGGGCGTCAACGATCGCAGCCCGGAATTCATTGGTCAGCGCAACTTCCGTTGCGCGAGCTTCGTTCTCGGCGGGGGACACCCACACACCTCCCCTGTTCGGCTTGGACTCCAATGCCCTGTCGGCACATTCGGCCGCAAGATCAAGCATGCTCTACAGATGGACCTCTCAAAGTACCGCGTCGTCCCCGGCTCGGCCGTCGACCTCGACGACTGGAAAACCGACGAGAGCGGCGAGCACAGCCGGGATGACGCAGAATCACGAACCGACGAACTGAACGATCGGCTCGAGGAGCTCCAGGAGCTGTTGTACGCCGAGGGCAAGCACAAGGTGCTGGTGGTGATCCAGGCCACCGACACCGGCGGGAAGGACGGCACGATCCGCCACGTGTTCGACAAGGTGAATCCCCAGGGCGTCAAGGTGGCGTCGTTCAAGCGACCCACCGAGGAAGAACTGGGCCACGACTACCTCTGGCGAGTGCACCGGCACACACCGAAGTCCGGGGACATCACGATCTTCAACCGGTCGCACTACGAGGACGTGCTCGTCGTCCGCGTCCACGACATCGTGCCCGAGAAGCGCTGGTCACGGCGCTATGACCACATCAACGCCTTCGAACAGCTCCTGGCCGACGAGGGCACCACGATCATCAAGCTGTTCCTCCACATCTCGAAGGACGAGCAGAAGGAGCGCCTCCAGTCCCGCCTCGACGAACCGAACAAGCACTGGAAGTTCGATTCCGGTGACCTGGCCGAACGCGAACGATGGGACGACTACCAGGAGGCGTTTCGCGTCATGCTCGAACGAACGAGCACCGACCATGCTCCGTGGTACGTGATTCCGGCCGACCGCAAGTGGTTCCGTACCCTGCTGGTCAGCGAGATCATCGTCGAGACGCTCGAAGGGCTCGACATGGCGTACCCACCGGCCGAGCCCGGCCTGGCCGACCTGGTGATCGAGTGACTCGCGGCGTCCCCCGGGTCAGCTTTCGTGACGTGGGTGACCTCGACCGGGTCATCCTGCGCTCGCTCCACATGTTCCACGAGGAGATCGATCTCGTGGTCGGCATCCCCCGCTCCGGTCTGCTCGCGGCCAACCTCGTCGCGCTGCATCTCGGCGTACCGCTCGCCGACCTCGACGGTTTCCTCGAAGGGCGGGTGCTGAGCACCGGTGCTCGGTTGCATTCGAAGACCGGCCCCGAGGTCATCGACACCGCCCGCCGCATCCTCGTCTTCGACGACAGCGTGTTCTCGGGTTCGGCGCTCGAGACCACCCGTCGGCGAATCGAGGCATCGTCGATCGCCGGGGAACTCCTCTACGGCGCCGCCTTCGTCGTGCCGTCGGCGACGACGATGGTCGACATCGCGTGTGAGGTCGTCTCACCGCCTCGTGTGTTCTCCTGGAACCTGATGAGCCACAGTGTGCTGGAACGATCGTGCCTCGACATCGACGGCGTGCTGTGTCTCGATCCGACACCCGAGCAGAACGACGACGGCCCGAACTATCGGACGTTCCTGCGGTCGGCGGTACCTCACATGCTTCCGGGCCAACCGGTACAGGCCCTGGTCACCTCACGGCTCGAGAAGTACCGAGCCGAGACCGAGGAATGGCTCGCCCACCATGGCGTGGTCTACGACGCCCTGCACATGCTCGATCTACCCGATGCCGCGGCACGTCGCGCCGCCAACGCACACGCGGCGTTCAAGGCATCGGTCTATCGAGGCTGCGACGCGATTCTCTTCATCGAGTCGAATCCGAGACAGGCTCGGGAGATCGCCCGGACGGCGAACAAGGCCGTGCTCTGTACCGGCGACTTCAGCTTCCACGAGGGCAACACCACCATGCAGCCCGTTCGCCGGCAGGTCCGCCGGGTGCGCGGAAAGGTCCGACGAATCAGGTCGTTGCGGCGGCGACCCTGAGGCGAAGCTCTGCCCGGCCCAACGCGGCGGCCGCAGCGGCGTCGTTCGCATCGGCGCGCAGCGCTGCTTCCGCCCGGTCGCGAGCCGCCTCGGCACGACGAACATCGATCTCTTCGATCGCCTCGGACACGTCGGAGAGAATGGTCACCTGGTCGCCGCTGACCTGCACGAAGCCACGGTGTACGGCGAAGGTGTCGCGTTCTCCGTTCGCCTTGATGACGTCGACGGACCACACGGCGAGGTTGCCGATGAAGGGCACGTGACCCGTCTGGAAGGCGATGTCGCCACCGTCGACGGTGCGCGCGATGACCATCTCGGCTTCGCCGGTGTAGGACACCGATTCAGGAGAGACGACCTCGACGGTGAACATCAGGCGTCGGCCTGCAGCTCTGCGGCCTTGCGTTCGGCATCTTCGGCGCCGCCGACCATCTGGAACGCCTGCTCGGGCAGGTGGTCCAGATCGCCGTTGATGACCGCTTCGAAGGACTCGATGGTCTCTTCGATCGGCGTGAAGATGCCGTCCTGGCCGGTGAACTGCTTGGCCACGAACATCGGCTGCGAGAGGAACTTCTCGACCTTGCGGGCCCGGTTCACCGTGACCCGGTCTTCCTCGGAGAGTTCATCGAGGCCGAGAATGGCGATGATGTCCTGGAGCTCCTTGTAGCGCTGGAGCACTTCCTGCACTCGGCGAGCGGTGCGATAGTGACGGTCACCCACGACCAGCGGGTCGAGGATCGTCGACGACGATGCCAGCGGATCCACGGCGGGGTAGATGCCCTTGGCGGCGATGTCACGAGAGAGCTCGGTGGTGCCGTCGAAGTGGGTGAACGAGGTGAACGGGGCGGGATCGGTGTAGTCATCGGCCGGCACGTACACGGCCTGCAGCGAGGTGATCGACTTGCCGCGGGTGGAGGTGATGCGCTCCTGGAGCTCGCCCATCTCGTCGGCGAGCGTGGGCTGGTAGCCCACCGCCGACGGCATACGACCCAGAAGGGTCGATACCTCGGAACCGGCCTGCACGAAACGGAAGATGTTGTCGATGAAGAGCAACACGTCCTGGTTCTGCACGTCACGGAAGTACTCGGCCATCGTCACACCCGAGAGAGCGACGCGAAGGCGGACTCCCGGCGGCTCGTCCATCTGTCCGAACACCAGCGCGGCCTTGTCGAGCACGGTGGTGACGCCGTCGCCCATGACGGTCTCGCCCATCTCGATAAAGAGGTCGGTGCCCTCACGGGTGCGCTCGCCGACGCCGGCGAACACCGACACGCCACCGTGGTTGGAGGCCACACGGGTGATCATCTCGGTGATGAGCACGGTCTTGCCCACGCCGGCACCACCGAACAGACCGATCTTGCCACCCTCCTTGTAGGGGGTCAGCAGGTCGATGACCTTCACGCCGGTCTCGAACATCTTGGCCGACGGCTCGAGGGAATCGAAGGTGGGAGCGGAGCGATGGATGTCCCAGCGTTCCTCCGTGGTGTGGCCGGGAACGTCGAGGCAGTCGCCCATCACGTTCCAGATGTGGCCCAGCGTCTCGTCGCCGACAGGGGCCTGCACGCCGTGACCGGTGTTGTCCACCGGGGCGCCACGGGTGAGGCCATCGGTCGGCTTCATGGAGATCGCGCGGATGCGATGATCGCCGATCTGTTGGGCTACCTCCGCAGCGACACGGGTGGTCTCGCCGGCGACGGTGACGTCGAACTCCAGCTGGGTGTTGATCTCGGGAAGGTGCCCGGCGGGGAACTCGACGTCGACCACGGGGCCGGCGATGCCGACGATTCGGCCGCTCTTCAGATCGTTCTCGGTGACGGTCATTTCGGTGTGGTGCTCCTGATCAGGACTGCGGAGAGGGGTTGGTGTTGCCGGCAGCGGCAGCTGCCATCGGGTTGTAGAGCTCGAGGAGGGCGGCCGCCGCACCGTCGCTGGATTCGCCGGCGCCGAGCGCCTCGGCGCCGCTGACGATCTCCATGATCTCGGTGGTGATCGCCGCCTGGCGGGCGGTGTTCATCTCACGCGAGAGCTTGGTGATGAGTTCCTCGGCGTTGTCGGTGGCGGATTTCATCGCCCGCTGTCGGTTGGCGTGCTCGGATGCGGCCGCATCGAGCAGGGCACCGAAGAGGCGGGCTTCGATATAGCGGGGAAGCAGGGCTTCGAGCACCGCCTCGGGCGACGGCTCGAATTCGAAGGCGGCGGCCGCGTCGCCGCTGCCGGCCGCGGCCATCGTCTCGGTGTTCCCGAGCGGCAGGAATCGGCGAACCGACACCTTCTGGGTACCCATCGAGATGAACTCGGTGTAGATGAGTTCGACTTCGTCGATCTCGCCGCTGATGAACGCATCGGCGACATCCTCGGCGATACGCCGAGCGTCCTCGTAGGCGGGACTGTCGCTGAAACCCTGGTAGCTGTGGTCGACGCGATAGTTGCGGAAACGGAAGTAGGCGTTGGACTTCTTGCCCACGCAGAACAGGGAGTAGCCCTTCCCCTCGAGCTTGTGCGCCTCGATCTGGCGCTCACACGCACGGATCGGATTGGTGTTGTAGGCACCGGCGAGTCCACGGTCGCCGGCCATCACGATGAAGCCGACGTTCTTGACCTCGTCGACCTCTCGTAGGAGCGGGTGGTTGGCCTCGGCGCCGCCGGCCGCGAGGTTCTCGATCACCGAGGTGATCTGACGGGCGTAGGGGCGCGCCGCATCGGCTCGGTTCATGGCCTTGACCACGCGGGTCGCGGCGATCAGTTCCATGGCGCGCGTGATCTGCTTCGTCGTCTGGATACTGCCGATCCGTCGTTTGAGCTCGCGCTCCTTGCCACCGGGCACGCTGCGTTACCTCAGCCCTCGTCTCGAGTGATGTCTTCTTCGGGCAGGGTGACGTCGCTGTCGACCATGGTCGAATGGGCTGCGCCCTGCTCGTGTGCTTCGGGCTCCTCGCCGTCGACCACCGAAGGGGTGAACTGGGCGGCGAAGTCCCGGATGGCGGCCTCGAAGGCGTCCTCATCGGGGATCTTGCCCTCGTTGCGGATCGTGGCCATCACGTCGCTGTGACGGGTGCGGAACCAGTCGAGCAAGCCGGCCTCGAAGCGCAGCACGTCGTCCACGGGCAGCGAGTCGAGATAGCCGCGCGTGCCGGCAAAGATCGACACGACCTGATCCTCGACCGGGTAGGGCGAGTTCACGCCCTGCTTGAGCAACTCGGTGAGGCGATAGCCACGCTCGAGCTGGGACTTGGACACGGCGTCGAGGTCGGAGCCGAAGGCGGCGAAGGCCTCGAGCTCACGGAACTGCTGGAGGTCGCCCTTGAGCGTGCCCGTGGCGGTCTTCATGGCCTTGACCTGCGCGGCCGAACCCACGCGTGACACCGAGATGCCGACGTCGACGGCCGGACGGATACCGGACTTGAAGAGGTCGTCCTGCAGGAAGATCTGGCCGTCGGTGATCGAGATCACGTTGGTCGGGATGAAGGCGGACACGTCGCCGGCCTTCGTCTCGATGATCGGCAGCGCGGTGAGCGAGCCGGCCCCGAGCTCGTCAGAGAGCTTGGCGGCCCGCTCGAGCAGGCGGCTGTGGAGGTAGAACACGTCACCGGGGAACGCTTCGCGCCCCGGCGGGCGGCGCAGCAGCAGCGACACCTGGCGATAGGCCTCAGCCTGCTTCGAGAGGTCGTCATAGACAATGAGTGAGTGCTCGCCGTTCTCCATCCAGTGCTGACCCATGGCGCAACCGCCGTAGGGAGCCAGGTACTTGAACGGGGCCGGGTCGGAGGCGGGCGCGACCACGACGGTGGTGTACTCCATGGCGCCGAGCTCTTCGAGCGTGGCGACGTTCTGCGCGACGGTGGAGGCCTTCTGGCCGATCGCCACATAGATGCACTTCACGCCCAGACCCTTCTGGTTCAGGATCGTGTCGAGCGCAATGGTGGTCTTGCCCGTCTTGCGATCGCCGATGATCAGCTCTCGCTGGCCACGGCCGACGGGGATGAGCGAATCGATCGACTTGATGCCGGTCTGCATCGGCTCGTGCACGGGCTTGCGACCGAGGATGCCGGGGGCCTGGATCTCCATGCGGCGGGGCTGCACGTTGGTGAGTGCGCCCTTGCCGTCGATGGGCTCGCCCAACGGGTTGACCACACGGCCGAGCAGGCCGTCGCCGACCGGCACGGAGAGGATCTCGCCCGTGGCGACCACGGTCTGGCCTTCCTCGATGCCTTCGACGTCGCCCAGCACCACGGCGCCGATCGAGTCCTCGTCGAGGTTGAGGGCGAGCCCGATGAGCCCGTTCTCGAAGCGGAGCATCTCGTTCACCGCGGCGTCGGGCAGGCCCGACACGCGGGCGATGCCGTCGCCGACCTCGAGCACGCGGCCCACGGTGGTCTGCTCGACCGAGGGGGAGAACCCTTGCAGGTTCGCCGTGAGCGCCGCCGTGATCTCGTCGGTGTTGATCTGTAGATCAGCCATCTGTCTCTTCTCTCTGCGTTCTTCTCAATCAGCCGAGGTGAGTCTTCACCTGGGCGAGGCGGCGACGGACACTGCCGTCGATGACGGTGTCGCCGATGGTGGTCACCACGCCGCCGAGCACGGCGGGATCGATGGTGACCTTGATCTCGACGTCTTTGCCGGTAGCGGTCTTCAGCGACGAGGCGAGGCGGGCCTTCTGCTCGTCGGTGAGCGCCACCGCGGTGCGAACCTCGGCGATCTCCTTGCCGCTGGCGGCCGCACCCTTGGCCACGAGCGCCCGGGCGATGGCCGGAAGCTCGGCGGCGCGACCGGCACCGACCACGAGCGACACCGCGGCCCGAGCGACGTGCGATGCCTTGCCCTGGAGCAGGTCCTCCACGATCTGCTGACGCTTCTCGGCCGGCACGTAGGGGTCGGACAGCGTGTTGCGGAGCTCGTCGTTGCCTTCGAGGGCCTGGGCGAAGCGGAAGATCTCGTCGTCCGCTCCGGTGGCACCCTCGGCGCGCACGACGGCGAGCAGTGCTTCTGCGTATCCGTCGATGGTGTCGCTCATGTGTTCGTTCCTCGGAGTAACTGGTGGGGCCGGACCGCGCTCAGCGGGCGAGCTGGCTGATGTAGTCGTCGATCAGTGCGGACTGTGTGGCGGCATCGCCGAGATTCTGGCGAACCACGGCATCGGCCGCGACGCGAGCCTGCTCGGCCACCGCGGCCCGAAGGTCGGCGAGTGCCTGATCGCGTTGGGCCTGGATCTCGATGCGCGAACGCTCCTTGGAGTCGACCACGTCGGCCTCGGCGCGGGCCAGGAGATCCGCTTCGAGCTTGGTGGCCTGGTCGCGTGCATCGGCGATGATCCTCGCCGCTTCGGCGTCGGCATCGCCGAGTTCGCCGGAGAGCGTGGCCAGCTCGGCTTCGGCGGCCGACTTCTGCGCAGCGGCACCGGCCAGTTCCGCTTCGATGCCGGCGGTGCGCGCCTTCATGGCCTTGGAGATGGCGGGCACACCCTTCCAGAGGAAGATGACGAAGATGATGCCGAAGGAGAGCGAACCCCAGTAGAGCTCGTTGATGTCGCTCGGGATGAAGTACCCGTTCGGGCCTTCGGCGGCAAGGATTCCGATCATTTCGGCTCCGATCACTCGGCCGCGAGGGCCTGGTCGATGACGGACTGCTGCGCACCGGCGTCGAGATTGCGACCCAGCACGGCGCCGGCAGCACCCACGGCCAGCGTGGCGACGTCGCCCCGCATGCCGGAGAGCGCAGCGGCGCGGGCCTGTTCGATCTCGTCCTGCGCATTGCGGCGCAGGACGGCGATCTCGGCGTCGGCTTCCGCCTGCAGCGCGGCACGGCGTTGGTCGGCAGCAGTTCGGGCAGCAGCGATGATCTCGTTGGCCTCGTTGCGGGCGTCGACGAGGGAGGCCTCGTAGTCGCGCCGCGTGGAGCCCAAGGATGCGGTGGCCGCGTCGGCGGCATCGCGATCACCCTGGATGGTGTTGGCGCGTGTTTCCATCGCCCGAGTGATCGGGGGAAGGAGCACGTACCTCATGAGAAGCCACAGCGCGACGAAGAAGATGACGGCCCAGACGATCTCGTTGACCTCGGGGATCACCGGGTTCGGCGGGTCCTCCGTGCTCTCTGCGGCTAGGACCAACATCAAATTCACAGCGGGTACCTCAGACGAACTTCAGCAGGATGAAGACCACGAAGCCGATGAGGGCGAGGGCCTCGGTGAAGGCGATGCCGAGGAACATGGTGGTCTGGACCTGACCGGCGGACTCGGGCTGACGGGCCATGGCCTGGACGGCCTGACCGACGAGGTAGCCGATGCCGATGCCCGGGCCGATGGCAGCGAGGCCGTAGGCGTAGCCGGCGCCGGAGGCGGCGCTGGCGTTCTTGATGTCGTCGGGCGTCTGGGCCACGGCATCAGCCTCGGCGGCAAGCGCAGCAAGCTGGCTCAGGGTGCTCATTGGGTGCTCTCCTGGATTGTGTTGGTTAGAAGACTGGGATTGAAACTGGGGATCTGGGATCTAGTGGGCCGGGTGCAGCGCCATGCCGATGTAGACGGCGGTGAGGATGGTGAAGACGAAGGCCTGGATCAGCGACACGCCGACCTCGAAGGCGGTGAAGGCCAGCAGTCCGGGGAACGTACCGAGTTGCACGAGGATCAGCGCCGAGGCGGAGAACACCGAGATGCACAGCACGGTGAAGGTCACGAGCAGGATGTGGCCGGCGAGCATGTTGGCGAACAGACGCACTGCGTGACTGAAGGGCCGGATGAGGAAGTTCGAGAGGAACTCGATCGGTGTGACCAGTAGGTACAGCGGCTTCGGCACACCCGGCGGCACGAGGACGTCCTTGATGTACCCGAGGCCGTTGTGCTTGATGCCGACCGAGATCCACATGACGTAGACGATGAGGGCGAGCACGAGCGGGCCGGCCATGCGGGCGTTGCCCGGCATCTGGAAGAACGGGACGACCTCGGTGATGTTGCCGATGAAGATGAAGAGGAACAGGGAGGTGAGCAGCGGCATGTAGCGACGACCGTCGGGGCCGATGGCCGCCTGGATGATCTGGCTGTCGATGAACTCCACGATGCCTTCGGCCGCGGTGCGGAAGCCTCGGGGCACCAAGGCGTCGCCACGATTGGCGAGGAGAAAGAGGATGGTCGGAAGCGCCATGCCGAGGAAGTAGATGAACCCGATCTTGCTGAAGGCGAAATACTCGGAATCCTCGAACAAGAACGCCGGCCACTCGATCACGTTCTCGATCGGTGGGAACTCCACGGCTCCGAAAATCACAATTGCTCCTGTTGCTCGACGGGGTTCATCTCAGGCTCCTGGATGATGCGTCGTTCGTTCGGCGGCGGCTTAAGCCCGGGGAAGGCTAGCGACGCCGACACGAAACGCATCTCCCAAAACAGCAATCCGAGGTGAGAAATGATCAGAGAGATTCCGAGAGGGACGAGTTCGACCCATGGTTCGTTGCGCACGAGCAGCACTGCGATGGTGATGAGCCCGAGGCGAATGAGAAAGCCGAACAATGCGGCCCCGGCCATCAACGCCAGGGAGATGCGAGCGGCGTAGCCGAGCATCGCGGCCGCGAGGAGGAAGTTGACGACGACGATGCCGAGGCCCAGGGCCACCGACAGTGCCCCATCCGTGCCCCAGAAGACCGCACCGAGGACGATCGATGCCGGCGCGATCATCACGCCGCGGCGGGCGAGGTCCTTGGCGACCGCGACAGCCGGCGACGGACCCTCCATGCGCTGCGCGAGCACATTGGGCTGCGTCGTGGTGGGAAAGCTCATCTGACTGCCTCTCCGGCCGGCGGTCCGCTCGCGGCCGCCTTGCGCAGGCTGGCGGCTTCGGCGAGGAGTCGGTCGCGCTCGGCGGTGGCCACCGCCATGCCGTGCTTCCACTCGTAGTAGACCTTCGCGCCGGCGCCGATCGCGCCCAGCACGAGCAGGAGGATCATGAAGATCGGCGCGGTGTCGAAGCGGCGATCGAGCCACAGACCGCCGAGCGACAAGATGACCGGGCCGAGGACGAGGTCGAAGCCACCACTGGACCGCCACAGGGCTTCCTGGAATTCGCGCTGCGCGTTCCGTTCCATCGGATCCTCGTCGCTGTCGGGACAGCATGGCCGAGGGGCGCCGTTGCCCGCTCGTGAAACCATGCACAAGCTATCCACCGAGACCACCGCCATGCAACTCGAACCGACAGTTCGCGTCGACCGGCAACCACTCGCCTGCAACCGAACCCCTCTAGCCTGACTCCGACATGCCCTTCGATTCCGTCTCCGTCGTCGTCGTGACCTGGAACAGCGCGAGCACGATCGTCGATTGTCTCCAGCCCCTCGCCGGACAACCCGATCTCGAACTCATCGTGGTCGACAACGACAGTGCCGACGACACGCTCGCCGTCGCCCGAGGCGTCGCGCCCCACGCCACCCTGCTCACAACGGGCGGCAATTGCGGCTTTGCCACCGGCGTGAATGCGGG
The sequence above is a segment of the Acidimicrobiales bacterium genome. Coding sequences within it:
- the atpF gene encoding F0F1 ATP synthase subunit B encodes the protein MLVLAAESTEDPPNPVIPEVNEIVWAVIFFVALWLLMRYVLLPPITRAMETRANTIQGDRDAADAATASLGSTRRDYEASLVDARNEANEIIAAARTAADQRRAALQAEADAEIAVLRRNAQDEIEQARAAALSGMRGDVATLAVGAAGAVLGRNLDAGAQQSVIDQALAAE
- the atpE gene encoding ATP synthase F0 subunit C, translated to MKNASAASGAGYAYGLAAIGPGIGIGYLVGQAVQAMARQPESAGQVQTTMFLGIAFTEALALIGFVVFILLKFV
- the atpB gene encoding F0F1 ATP synthase subunit A encodes the protein MEFPPIENVIEWPAFLFEDSEYFAFSKIGFIYFLGMALPTILFLLANRGDALVPRGFRTAAEGIVEFIDSQIIQAAIGPDGRRYMPLLTSLFLFIFIGNITEVVPFFQMPGNARMAGPLVLALIVYVMWISVGIKHNGLGYIKDVLVPPGVPKPLYLLVTPIEFLSNFLIRPFSHAVRLFANMLAGHILLVTFTVLCISVFSASALILVQLGTFPGLLAFTAFEVGVSLIQAFVFTILTAVYIGMALHPAH
- a CDS encoding ATP synthase subunit I; translated protein: MSFPTTTQPNVLAQRMEGPSPAVAVAKDLARRGVMIAPASIVLGAVFWGTDGALSVALGLGIVVVNFLLAAAMLGYAARISLALMAGAALFGFLIRLGLITIAVLLVRNEPWVELVPLGISLIISHLGLLFWEMRFVSASLAFPGLKPPPNERRIIQEPEMNPVEQQEQL
- a CDS encoding AtpZ/AtpI family protein — translated: MERNAQREFQEALWRSSGGFDLVLGPVILSLGGLWLDRRFDTAPIFMILLLVLGAIGAGAKVYYEWKHGMAVATAERDRLLAEAASLRKAAASGPPAGEAVR